GGCTTTGGTCCCAATGGACCCCCTCCTGGAGGTTTTGGTCCCAATTTCAGACCACCAAATGGTAATTTTGGTCCAAATCAACATTTCAGGCCAAGTCCTTTACCTTTATTCGGATCTAATCAGGGACCATTTGGTAATAACTTCCAAGGACTACCAAATTTCCGAGGGCCCAATTCTGGTCCGCCCAATTTCGACAGACCTGGCTTTGGTCCAGGCTTTCGAGGTCAAAATCCGGGTCAAAACGCGCCGAACAATTTCAATTCGAATTTTGGTAATTTCGGAAATAAGCTGGGACCCAATCGCGGTATGAATCGAGGTCCCAATGACAATAACATGGGCAGAAGTGGTTACAACAACCGTGGTCGAGGACGTGACGGCGACCAATCGCGGGGTATTAGAGGAAGAGATAATTATTGAAAACGATCGTTGAACTGTCTTTACGTTATGTTGGCAAATTGCCGTTTGTCTTGCACAAACCAACGTTGTTCTGTGCAGAATTGTACAGTGATGGTATTCTATGTTGGCATCACAGTGTAAAATAACGGCCCATATCAGATTCGTTACAAGCCATTTTATACTCTGAAAAGGAAAACGAATTGAACGTTACGTACAGCGTGCTTAGATGAAagtatattttctttttttgaagAAACTTTATTTAGGAGAGCTGTACTGTTTCAGAGAAGCGACTGATTAATCCATACATAGATGGCTAGATTTCTAAAATAGCGGAAGGTGATCGTTGAAGCAAGCGCGACCTCTTCATTATAATAGTTGTGCGCAGGAAGAATGTACAAGTGCGTTAAATCGTACGGAAATCATAAAGAAATTGTAATATATAATGATCTAACCAGTGACGCCAATATTATTCCAAGAGAAAAAAACTGTTCACAAGCTGCCTTGCGAAAGAATTTTCTTCTTCTAATTCAAGGATCGATGAGCGTGTGGGTGGGAATAGGGTAAAAAGCATATGGAGCATGTCGAACGTTTCGTAATTGTTGCTGGTCGTCGAGAAACTGTGAACCAGAACAGTTTACCTATCgattattaataaaatgaaataagacGCACGAACTACTCAATTTGAACTCTATCCCAGATTTAATTTGTAGATATTATAGGTCCATTTTAATTAACTATATATATAACATATAGTTCAGATGTACGATacgtataaatatatattttaattctatcCTAAACATACTACTATACATCAAACTGAATTTGAGACTATTTTTTTAAACACctaaaattttgtatttatttttgttaattatatatacatttttttaaaatatattttgacATATTTTGTGTATACCAATTACGTTACTTCCGACGTTTAATGGCCGTGTTGCCGTGTTTTGGTAGCACTTAACCTTGTCTTATGTATTCTTGAAAAATATAAACTTTAACACAATGGGCAAAAAAGGAAAAGGAGTAGGCGGTAATTTAGGAAAAGCTTTAATTAGAGATCGTTTTGGTTCTTCAAGATCTAAAAGAAATGCTGATTCGTCTATGGTAAGGTAATGGCTTTATTTCTAACCTTTTATCATTAAGTATTATTACACGTGCGTTGTATTGTGTTCTGTACAATGtaaattattttgtaattaaatatTCCAATAGCTTCACACTACCGAAATAAATGATGGTTATGACTGGGGaagactcaatctccaatccgttaCAGAAGAAAGTTCTTTTCAAGAGTTTCTTTCAACTGCTGAGTTAGCAGGAATTGAGTTTCAAGCTGAGAAACTGAACATTAAGTTTGTTAATCCAAAGAGTGGTATAGGTTTACTATCAAAAGATGAAAAAGAAAAAGTTCTAGAGTCTCAAAGAAAACACAAAGAACAACTTAAAATTCCAAGAAGACCAAAATGGGATAGTTCTACAACAGCTCATGAATTACAAaccaaagaaaaagaagaattctTAGAATGGAGACGTTCCCTTTCAATATTACAAGAAAATGAAGGGTTAATGTTAACTCCTTATGAAAAGAATCTAGAGTTTTGGAGACAGTTATGGAGAGTAGTAGAACGCAGTGATGTTGTTGTACAAATTGTTGATGCTCGGAATCCTTTAATTTTCCGTTGTGAGGATTTGGAAAAATATGTAAAAGAAGTAGATCCTAATAAAATGAATATGATATTGATTAATAAAGCAGACTTTTTAACAGAGGACCAACGACATGCATGGGCACAATACTTTACAGATATTCATGTAAAAGTTGCATTCTTTTCTGCTACATTGGCAACTGAAACACAGCAAATTGAAGAGTCAATACAAGAGGAAGATATTGAAAATGAAGAAGAAAGTGAAATTGAAGATGAAACTGAGGATACTGATCAAAAGAATATAGAAGATGATAGTAATGAATCATTGTACAATTCAGAATTTTCATCAGAAAGTAAATATGAAAGTGCAGATGATGGTAGTAATAGTATCAGTAATAGTGTAGATtctataataaaaaattgtgaaacgcaaaataaagaaatgcaaaataatgaaTGCGATTTAAAACCTTCGTTAAAAGAAGTAAACAAAGAAACTGAAACAGAAGATAAGACACAAATAGAAAATTCGGCAAAGATATTAAGCAGAGATGAATTAGTATCATTTTTCAAAACAATTTATAAAGGTAAAACATACACAGAAAGTATTACAACAATTGGTTTAGTCGGATATCCAAATGTAGGTAAAAGTTCTACAATAAATGCTTTGTTAATGGACAAAAAAGTATCAGTTTCTGCAACACCAGGAAAAACAAAACATTTCCAAACATTATTTTTGGAGAAGGATCTACTTCTTTGTGATTGTCCTGGTTTAGTAATGCCAAGCTTTGTCTCTACTAAAGCAGAAATGATTCTAAATGGTATATTACCAATTGATCAAATGCGAGATCATGTGCCACCAATCACATTATTAGGTACATTAATACCAAGACATATTATAGAGGATCTATATGGTGTCATGCTACCTGTACCATTAGAAGGAGAAGATCCTGATCGTCCTCCAACGGCAGAAGAAATTTTAAATGCATATGGATGTaagtaattatactttataatattttgtaTACTTTGTAATATTATCTTATGTGGATATCATTTATTTAGATAACAGAGGCTTTATGACACAGAATGGACAACCAGATAATCCACGTTCAGCGCGATACCTTTTAAAAGATTTTGTAAATGGTAAATTGTTATACTGCGTTGCACCGCCAACTATAGAACAAACGAAATTCCACATATTTCCTCCACGGAGAAGAATCTTTTCTGCAAACAAACATTTACCACCTAGGACAGTACGTGTAAATAAAGGGAGCAAAACTAATCCTGAAGACTTAGATAAAGTATTTTTCCAAAATAACGTTCCAAATGTCCATGTAAAAGGAGTGATCGGGAAAATGCAGGGTTTATATCGTACTACTTCTAAGTATGTAACGTTactgtatattttttattccatAAAATCGCCCTTGTATAATTAATGACAATAATCGGTCATATATAATAAGTAATAGAGCGCATCATTGTTAATATTCGGTAATTATAATTTTCAGCGATACAGGGTCGGTAGTCGGTTCCACGCAGAGTTTGTTGCTCGAAGAAAAACCATGGAAAAAGATTAATAAACATGCGAATAAAAAGAAACGTGAAAAAACCAGAAGATTATACGCTCATCTTGATCAGCATTGATTTGTAAACATTAGTTACTGTATAATTTAAATTGTGTCAATTCAAGGCCTTTTCGCTATATAACAGCGGATAGTGTTTTATAACATACAAATCTCTGAATTTTGTAAGCGTATCAGAGACTCATATCGAGTCTACATACCACAAATACATTCTATCAATGAacatacatacacatataaGAATAATTCACTCTTAGGTACTTATATGCGTACAtatattacaaaattaaaatattttataattaatgtCCTTTGAATTTATTTGTCTAAACCCTCTGATGCTAGTGTTTGGAATCACTGGAACTCAGCAATCTTTCATCTTACCATGGATCGTAGGAGTAGTGTCAAACACAATCACAGATCCTCTGAAATATATTTCAAGGTAAGTAATGATTCATTAAATATGAAGCATAGGTCAAATTTCTGCTTGCTGCTAGTAGTATGCATTCCACCCAATCTAATTCAGAGAATGTGAGAATAGGTTTATGGTACATATATAATTTATTCTTCTTCATAAGTTAAGTCGTTGCTGAAAATCAGGGTCCTGATATTTCAATAAAACAATACTGTGTGCAGAATTGTTCTTGCAAACTTTGATTCAAACTCATGAAGTAGTTCGTCTATATCATTGTCCAGATCCTCGCTATTTGCCAGCTGTAACAATGTATTTTACTTTAAAGATACTTTGCTTAGTTATATAAGTATATAAATACATGCATCGTACAAGTTATATAAGAAAGTGTGAATCtagaaaatttttaaaagtaccacagttactaATTCACAAATGAGAAATGATCCCACTGTAGCTTCTTCATGGTTGTCTTGAATATCAATATTTATTAGATGTACAGGTTGATTATCCTCTTGAGTTCTAGATTCCATACATTCGATCACTTGATCATATACACGTTCTTCACATGTAATCAAAATGTCAAACTTATCCTTAGATAATTGAAATCGTTCTGGCTTGGGTTTTATTCTACGATTCCTATCCAGCATATGTAATAACCCATTTTGTGTATAACTAATACCATTGTTAAGGTGTATGaattacaaaaaatatatttgaaaacaTATATGATGACAAAAACCATGTTTCTTTTAaacaatttattattatatttgtatgctaaaaaaataataaCGCAAAGAAAATATGATTATCCTAAGAATATTGCTCTCTTTAAAATTGATGACTTTCCATAGTTCTTatctgaaaaataaaataattattctctTATTTAACAATTAGGATACTATTGCTTGTCTTTCGCTAACAGATCATTATAGATCTCATCGTATGATGTTCCAAAGTCATAGATATTTGGACGATCTGGAGCATTTCCAGGAAGTTTCACTTTATCTCCAGTTCCGAAAGATTTCACATTGAACCCTTTTTTGCTGAAAAAGTGAAAGCAAAATATGAAACATTTCTATTTGGGTGGGTATAATTTAACTATTAGACAAGATTCATTACCTTAAAAAGGCATGGGCTTCCATACTTCGATTCATATTGCTAGAACATATTACAGCTACGCTGATAGAATTTGGTGCCGGCATTTCTGCGAATAATCTAtcggtttaaaaaaaaaatcgtgatatatttaaaaaaagcgtAGTGTCACTTAACCTTAAGGGTCTTTACGCTGTCTGTCACATCCGGTACATCTGTTAACGctacataaaatagaatcacaaaatatgtgtttctttttaatatttaagtacAAAGGGGTTCGGTATATCGTTTTGTAGAAAAATCTACAAATTCGTTGAATAAAATGATCTTGCAGTTTCTAATTGACTGTATCGCCTTCTCATAAAATTCTTAATGGAAAGCGTTTCAACTCTTTCACGTTAAGCCAAGTAGTACCGTGCTAGAGCGACATCTATAGACCTGCAATAAGCTGCAACTTAAGAAGAATCGACAGTTAGTAATGCAAGATGCACAAGATGGTTTATCGAATTGCAATGTCGCAATAGACGTGTTAATTTTTATCGACCTATACTGGTGACGTCATAAATAAGTTTCAAATCTACTAAACCCacaaatttttattcaaattatacATCGCTAAATTAAAAGGAGGTAAGAGAAGTTAATGTTGAAAAGTTATTTGTATAAGTTTCACGTTAAGCTATTTTTCGCGGTTTTATAACCTTGATCTCTCTATCGAGTTACAATATAGTATTCAAACACGTGGATATTCGTATCTGTCTGTCTTTTCCATTGTACGCTAGATTTATTAGGTAATTATAGACTTAAATGTTCGAAcaaatttaaaagaaaagagAACTAGCGTGTGTCATGCGTGGAGCTCTTATCAGGATCTATGAATATCCGAATTTTGAGTATCCAAATATTGGGTTagttattcaatcataaataatcgAATAAACAAGTACATGGATGTTATCCAGATATTTGAGTACGTATTCGGAATATAATACTCGTAACTTGAGCTTGGATTCAAAATTCGAGCCTGAGTACTTTTTGTAGAAGTAATAGCATGTTTGGTGTGATTGAGGAATGTTTTGTTCAAGGAGTAATTAAAGAGTAATTTAGCAAATaggtaataaaatattattgttatttactTACTACACGTATTAACTCTACTCTAGATAAAACAAGTTGTATATTTCAACCAAGAAATTCCGAATTCAGTTACTCGCAAGTATATATTCAGATCGAAGTCCGGATATTCGAGTACTCAAACTCGAATTTTGAATTCAAATTCGAATTATATTGACTATTTTAAGTATTCGAATTCCAGACAGTTAAAATTCTAGTTTGTTTTTATTACTAGGGTGAGAGGACGAGTAGaaagaaataatatttaacTTATCAGGACCCAAAGTTATGTAAACACAATATTTCATTCGCTAATTTGTTTAGtgaatttatattattaaattcagTTTCTTCATGTTATGAATTAGGAAAGAGGATCCCAAAAATTAGCTCAATCCTTTTTTCGTTACTATTTGTCTCGTCTAATTTAAATTCTACAacgttttaaaaattgaaaaattttaggTATTTATAACACTAGAGTATATTAGCTTTTTATAAGTTACAAACCTTTTTGTgtgtttttttttcatttagtgAGCGTCTATTTAGTGTCTATTATTATAAAATGCTTTTTCATGGTAGGAAAATACTGTATAGGATGTATACATTTATGTTTTTCAATAACATTGCGTTTACGCAACTTTGGGCCTTCATAGGTTAACCGAACCGTGTTAGGGCTATTGTGTATTTCGGTGGTGCGATATATGGCAAATTGGAAAACCATCATTTCAAGCAAATTTGATGACCTTAATTTTGTGACCAAATTTTTAAACAACCTTCAGTTACATAATGCCAGGCGCACATGACAAACAATGGGTGAACGACAATTTTGTCGGTTCTAATAGACACAATGAATTTTAATGAAACCACACGTCACACGCACGAGTAACAAAATAAATGACCAACAAAAAAAGATTCTTTGAATCTACTAGAACCAAAGATGAGCTATATTTTATCTAACTAAAAATTTCATAGTTCGAATAAAAGATAAAAAATTCATGTTAGCTATTCGTCGAATAAAGATAATCGGAGTTACCTTTATTCAAAACGCTATGAATAAATGGATTTATTCAATGAGAATTTATCTGACGAATGAAGATACTTTCTCTATTCGAAGAGCGTTTCATTCGAATCGTTGAATAAGGTTTTCATCTGTATCTTTATCTTTATTCAATGGCTTCGAATAATTTGTGATAGTAGCGCCAAGTGCCATCGAGGACCGCTTGGGCCCGCCCTATGTAGTTATAGAGTAGTCCTAAACTGTCCCAAAATACAGTGGTGCTGGTGTATTGGTCCGAAATTCTCGCGGGTTTACGGTCCGTTTCTATCTCCACCAATTCTTGTAACTGGCTTCCCCAAGTGACACAACAAACCAAGTAGCCAACAACGAGTCTCAATGACCTCACCCCCTGTCGGGTACCCATGTCTCACTTGCATTCAGTATTTCTCATTCTACCTTTACACCCACTCGGATGAAAGCGAGGCCAAGAGAAAAACATTTGAGTATTCTTAGAGCTAAGACCACCCTTGATAATGGTCCAGATATGGTCCCGAGCTACTGATCGCTAATCTGGTATCACTGTAATCCCAATGTGTCCCAGAGTACTCCCAAAGTAATCTCAGAATGGGGTCAAGGTGACGTTAGGATGGCGACAGGGTGACGTCATAACACATGACGATAAATTAGTGTgcgaacacattactgtcaTGTCACGAGAAATTACGTTACATATTATaccaaatttgtttcatattatagcgAAATAGGTCTAAAACAAAGGAAAAACGTAGGATCACAGTATGGATTTGCTGTAGTACGTGACGTGAATTTACGTGACGTGACATACTATAATAAAATAGATCCAAAACAAGGGAAAAACGTTGAAGTACATT
The sequence above is a segment of the Calliopsis andreniformis isolate RMS-2024a chromosome 3, iyCalAndr_principal, whole genome shotgun sequence genome. Coding sequences within it:
- the Ns3 gene encoding nucleostemin 3, whose protein sequence is MGKKGKGVGGNLGKALIRDRFGSSRSKRNADSSMLHTTEINDGYDWGRLNLQSVTEESSFQEFLSTAELAGIEFQAEKLNIKFVNPKSGIGLLSKDEKEKVLESQRKHKEQLKIPRRPKWDSSTTAHELQTKEKEEFLEWRRSLSILQENEGLMLTPYEKNLEFWRQLWRVVERSDVVVQIVDARNPLIFRCEDLEKYVKEVDPNKMNMILINKADFLTEDQRHAWAQYFTDIHVKVAFFSATLATETQQIEESIQEEDIENEEESEIEDETEDTDQKNIEDDSNESLYNSEFSSESKYESADDGSNSISNSVDSIIKNCETQNKEMQNNECDLKPSLKEVNKETETEDKTQIENSAKILSRDELVSFFKTIYKGKTYTESITTIGLVGYPNVGKSSTINALLMDKKVSVSATPGKTKHFQTLFLEKDLLLCDCPGLVMPSFVSTKAEMILNGILPIDQMRDHVPPITLLGTLIPRHIIEDLYGVMLPVPLEGEDPDRPPTAEEILNAYGYNRGFMTQNGQPDNPRSARYLLKDFVNGKLLYCVAPPTIEQTKFHIFPPRRRIFSANKHLPPRTVRVNKGSKTNPEDLDKVFFQNNVPNVHVKGVIGKMQGLYRTTSNDTGSVVGSTQSLLLEEKPWKKINKHANKKKREKTRRLYAHLDQH
- the Ssu72 gene encoding ssu72 CTD phosphatase, which encodes MPAPNSISVAVICSSNMNRSMEAHAFLSKKGFNVKSFGTGDKVKLPGNAPDRPNIYDFGTSYDEIYNDLLAKDKQYYTQNGLLHMLDRNRRIKPKPERFQLSKDKFDILITCEERVYDQVIECMESRTQEDNQPVHLINIDIQDNHEEATVGSFLICELVTVLANSEDLDNDIDELLHEFESKFARTILHTVLFY